From a single Oreochromis niloticus isolate F11D_XX linkage group LG4, O_niloticus_UMD_NMBU, whole genome shotgun sequence genomic region:
- the LOC100708068 gene encoding prostaglandin E2 receptor EP1 subtype, whose product MLAMQHSNSSGISALLPLSNHTVVAKEPKMEAVVAKNTTQPRSDPTAAGLTMTLGIIFNVVALIILVKAYNRFRRRTKASFLLFASCLVATDLAGHVIPGSLVLSRYSTSTEAEAGLGSTFQDNSTDQDASCLFLGGCMVFFGLCPLFLGCAMAAERCLGITSPLLHARLVTTARTKMALILIWLLALCVALLPFISLGDYTSQFPGTWCFIRVMEGTKATDLAFMILFSGLALSSLALAFVCNTISGITLVRARLKRSCSQRYTTRSHDTEMVVQLVGIMVTSSICWSPLLIFGLISAIRSYTSSTFSDKETYKHLMMTGVRMATCNQILDPWVYILLRRAILRKIYRITKKQASFKGSTLRRWEFGSFQNSEKNKVDPKSFK is encoded by the exons ATGCTGGCAATGCAGCACTCCAACTCCTCAGGCATTAGTGCCTTACTTCCCCTCTCTAACCACACCGTCGTGGCAAAAGAGCCTAAGATGGAGGCCGTAGTAGCAAAAAACACCACCCAACCCCGAAGCGACCCCACAGCTGCTGGCCTAACCATGACGCTGGGCATCATTTTCAATGTGGTAGCCCTCATCATTCTCGTCAAGGCTTACAACCGCTTCCGTCGGCGGACAAAGGCGTCGTTTCTGCTCTTTGCAAGCTGCCTGGTAGCCACAGATCTGGCTGGACATGTTATCCCCGGATCCCTGGTGCTGAGTAGATACTCTACAAGCACAGAGGCAGAAGCCGGCCTGGGCTCTACTTTTCAAGATAATTCTACAGATCAAGATGCCTCGTGCTTGTTTCTGGGGGGCTGCATGGTGTTTTTTGGCCTGTGTCCACTCTTCCTAGGCTGTGCCATGGCCGCCGAGCGCTGCCTGGGGATCACCAGTCCTTTGCTGCACGCTCGTCTGGTGACCACAGCTCGGACAAAGATGGCGCTAATACTGATCTGGCTCCTAGCTTTGTGTGTAGCACTTCTACCTTTCATCAGTCTTGGTGATTATACATCCCAGTTCCCAGGGACTTGGTGCTTTATCAGGGTGATGGAGGGCACTAAAGCCACAGATCTAGCCTTTATGATATTATTCTCTGGACTGGCTTTGAGCTCGCTGGCCCTGGCCTTTGTGTGCAACACCATCAGCGGGATCACACTGGTGAGAGCTCGGCTAAAGAGGTCCTGCTCCCAGCGGTACACGACCAGGTCTCATGACACAGAGATGGTGGTCCAGCTGGTGGGAATCATGGTCACTTCCAGCATCTGCTGGAGCCCTCTGCTG atCTTTGGATTGATATCAGCTATACGGTCCTACACCAGCTCCACATTTAGTGACAAAGAGACTTACAAACATCTCATGATGACAGGTGTCCGAATGGCCACCTGCAATCAGATCCTGGATCCGTGGGTTTACATCCTGCTGAGGCGTGCCATCCTCAGAAAAATCTACCGCATTACTAAAAAGCAGGCCAGCTTCAAGGGAAGCACTCTCCGGCGCTGGGAATTCGGCTCCTTTCAGAActctgagaaaaacaaagttgatcccaaaagttttaaataa